The proteins below are encoded in one region of Streptomyces marianii:
- a CDS encoding PH domain-containing protein — MKSPEQPTAEPACADRAYRSLSGIAAGVLLLALTGLIGGDALVRGEGLTPWVALAGLLMLVPLIVAFTVRPAVFANDDRLRIRNPFRTIVLPWRTVAHVRAVYSSEVLTEDGTKYQLWAVPVSLRQRKAAARRRSRAAAADSGIGTGQGGVPAAGGASHMAPGGRTIAELRELSERAAHRPTATGEPQVRWAYEIVGPVLVGAVALLVLLAVG; from the coding sequence ATGAAGAGCCCCGAGCAGCCGACCGCCGAGCCGGCCTGCGCCGACCGCGCCTACCGTTCGCTTTCCGGCATCGCGGCCGGTGTGCTGCTGCTCGCGCTCACCGGCTTGATCGGCGGCGACGCGCTCGTCCGCGGCGAGGGGCTCACGCCCTGGGTCGCGCTCGCCGGACTCCTGATGCTGGTGCCGCTGATCGTCGCCTTCACCGTGCGGCCCGCGGTCTTCGCCAACGACGACCGGCTCCGCATCAGGAACCCCTTCCGTACCATCGTGCTGCCCTGGCGGACGGTCGCGCACGTGCGCGCCGTGTACTCGAGCGAGGTCCTCACCGAGGACGGCACGAAGTACCAGCTGTGGGCCGTGCCGGTGTCGCTGCGGCAGCGCAAGGCGGCCGCCCGCAGGCGGTCGAGGGCCGCCGCGGCCGACTCCGGGATCGGCACCGGGCAGGGCGGCGTCCCCGCCGCGGGCGGCGCGTCGCACATGGCGCCCGGCGGCCGGACGATCGCCGAACTGCGGGAGCTGTCCGAGCGGGCCGCGCACCGGCCGACCGCCACCGGAGAACCGCAGGTGCGCTGGGCCTACGAGATCGTCGGCCCGGTCCTCGTGGGAGCGGTCGCCCTGCTCGTCCTGCTCGCCGTCGGCTGA
- a CDS encoding gamma-glutamylcyclotransferase, whose product MSLYAAYAGNLDARLMTRRAPHSPLRGTGWLNGWRLTFGGEQMGWEGALATIVEAPRSQVFVALYDIAPLDEDSMDRWEGVGLDIYRRMRVRVHTLDGEEPAWVYVLNGYEGGLPSARYLGEIADAAESAGAPHDYVMELRKRPC is encoded by the coding sequence ATGTCGCTCTACGCCGCGTACGCCGGCAACCTCGACGCGCGGCTGATGACCCGCCGCGCACCGCACTCCCCGTTGCGCGGCACGGGCTGGCTCAACGGCTGGCGGCTGACGTTCGGCGGCGAGCAGATGGGCTGGGAGGGGGCGCTGGCCACGATCGTGGAGGCTCCCCGCTCGCAGGTCTTCGTCGCGCTGTACGACATCGCCCCGCTCGACGAGGACTCGATGGACCGCTGGGAGGGCGTCGGACTCGACATCTACCGCCGCATGCGGGTCCGGGTGCACACGCTGGACGGCGAGGAGCCGGCCTGGGTGTACGTGCTGAACGGGTACGAGGGCGGGCTGCCCTCCGCCCGCTACCTGGGTGAGATCGCCGACGCGGCCGAGTCCGCCGGCGCCCCCCACGACTACGTGATGGAGCTGCGCAAGCGCCCCTGCTGA
- a CDS encoding purine-nucleoside phosphorylase, translated as MNVSLTPDPHAAADAAAARLRELTGAETHDVALVMGSGWAPAVDALGAPDAEFPVTELPGFPPPAVEGHGGKIRSYRIGEKRALVFLGRTHYYEGRGVAAVAHGVRTAVASGCKTVVLTNGCGGLREGMRPGQPVLIGDHINLTAASPIVGANFVDLTDLYSPRLRALCKEVDPTLEEGVYVQFPGPHYETPAEINMVRVMGGDLVGMSTVLEAIAAREAGAEVLGISLVTNLAAGLSGEPLNHEEVLQAGRDSAARMGELLTRVLDRI; from the coding sequence GTGAACGTTTCCCTTACCCCGGACCCCCACGCCGCCGCCGACGCCGCGGCCGCGCGCCTGCGAGAGCTGACCGGCGCCGAGACCCACGACGTCGCCCTGGTGATGGGCTCGGGCTGGGCGCCCGCGGTCGACGCCCTCGGCGCCCCCGACGCCGAGTTCCCGGTCACCGAACTGCCCGGCTTCCCGCCCCCGGCGGTCGAGGGCCACGGCGGCAAGATCCGCTCGTACCGGATCGGTGAGAAGCGGGCGCTCGTCTTCCTCGGCCGTACGCACTACTACGAGGGCCGCGGCGTCGCCGCCGTGGCGCACGGTGTGCGCACCGCCGTCGCCTCCGGCTGCAAGACCGTGGTCCTGACCAACGGCTGCGGCGGTCTGCGCGAGGGCATGCGGCCCGGCCAGCCGGTCCTCATCGGCGACCACATCAACCTCACCGCGGCCTCCCCGATCGTCGGCGCCAACTTCGTGGACCTGACCGACCTGTACTCGCCGCGGCTGCGGGCCCTGTGCAAGGAGGTGGACCCGACGCTGGAGGAGGGCGTCTACGTCCAGTTCCCCGGCCCGCACTACGAGACCCCTGCCGAGATCAACATGGTCCGTGTCATGGGCGGCGACCTGGTCGGCATGTCCACGGTTCTCGAGGCCATCGCGGCCCGCGAGGCCGGCGCCGAGGTCCTCGGCATCTCCCTCGTCACCAACCTCGCCGCCGGGCTGTCGGGTGAGCCGCTGAACCACGAAGAGGTCCTGCAGGCAGGCCGTGACTCCGCGGCGCGGATGGGCGAGCTGCTGACCCGGGTGCTGGACCGGATCTGA
- a CDS encoding acetyl/propionyl/methylcrotonyl-CoA carboxylase subunit alpha translates to MRKVLIANRGEIAVRVARACRDAGIASVAVYADPDRDALHVRAADEAFALGGDTPAASYLDMAKVLQAAADSGADAIHPGYGFLSENADFAQAVIDAGLTWIGPPPAAIRDLGDKVAARHIAQRAGAPLVAGTSDPVSGADEVVAFAQENGLPIAIKAAFGGGGRGLKVARTLEEVPELYDSAVREAVAAFGRGECFVERYLDKPRHVETQCLADQHGNVVIVSTRDCSLQRRHQKLVEEAPAPFLTQEQNAELYRASKAILKEAGYVGAGTVEFLVGNDGTISFLEVNTRLQVEHPVTEEVTGIDLVREMFRIADGEKLGYDDPPLRGHSFEFRINGEDPGRGFLPAPGTVTSFVAPSGPGVRLDAGVESGSVIGPAWDSLLAKLIVTGATREQALQRAARALAEFQVEGMATAIPFHRAVVSDPAFAPAGGTPFKVHTRWIETEFVNEIKPFAAPADAEAEEEPGRETVVVEVGGKRLEVSLPSSLGMTLARTAAAGGARPKRRAAKKSGPAASGDTLASPMQGTIVKIAVEEGQEVKEGDLVVVLEAMKMEQPLNAHRSGTVKGLSAEVGASITSGAVICEIKD, encoded by the coding sequence GTGCGCAAGGTGCTCATCGCCAACCGAGGCGAGATCGCTGTCCGCGTTGCCCGTGCATGCCGGGACGCCGGGATCGCGAGCGTAGCCGTCTACGCCGACCCGGACCGTGACGCTCTGCACGTCCGCGCGGCCGACGAAGCGTTCGCCCTGGGCGGTGACACCCCGGCCGCCAGCTACCTGGACATGGCCAAGGTCCTCCAGGCCGCCGCCGACTCCGGCGCGGACGCCATCCACCCCGGGTACGGCTTCCTCTCGGAGAACGCCGACTTCGCCCAGGCCGTCATCGACGCCGGGCTCACCTGGATCGGCCCCCCGCCCGCCGCGATCCGCGACCTCGGCGACAAGGTGGCGGCCCGTCACATCGCCCAGCGCGCCGGCGCCCCGCTGGTGGCGGGCACCTCCGACCCGGTCTCCGGCGCGGACGAAGTCGTCGCCTTCGCCCAGGAGAACGGCCTCCCCATCGCCATCAAGGCCGCCTTCGGCGGCGGCGGACGCGGCCTGAAGGTCGCCCGCACGCTGGAGGAGGTCCCCGAGCTCTACGACTCGGCGGTGCGCGAGGCCGTCGCGGCGTTCGGCCGCGGCGAGTGCTTCGTCGAGCGCTACCTGGACAAGCCGCGTCACGTCGAGACCCAGTGCCTGGCCGACCAGCACGGCAACGTGGTGATCGTGTCCACCCGTGACTGCTCGCTGCAGCGCCGGCACCAGAAGCTGGTGGAGGAGGCCCCCGCGCCGTTCCTCACCCAGGAGCAGAACGCCGAGCTGTACCGCGCGTCCAAGGCCATCCTCAAGGAGGCCGGCTATGTCGGCGCCGGCACCGTGGAGTTCCTCGTCGGCAACGACGGCACGATCTCCTTCCTCGAGGTCAACACCCGTCTGCAGGTCGAGCACCCGGTCACCGAGGAGGTCACCGGCATCGACCTGGTGCGGGAGATGTTCCGCATCGCCGACGGCGAGAAGCTGGGCTACGACGACCCGCCGCTGCGGGGCCACTCCTTCGAGTTCCGCATCAACGGCGAGGACCCCGGCCGGGGCTTCCTCCCGGCGCCCGGCACCGTCACCTCCTTCGTCGCGCCCTCCGGCCCGGGTGTCCGCCTGGACGCGGGCGTCGAGTCCGGCAGCGTCATCGGCCCCGCCTGGGACTCGCTGCTGGCGAAGCTGATCGTCACCGGCGCCACCCGTGAGCAGGCGCTGCAGCGTGCGGCGCGCGCCCTGGCCGAGTTCCAGGTCGAGGGCATGGCCACGGCCATCCCGTTCCACCGCGCGGTGGTCTCGGACCCTGCCTTCGCCCCGGCCGGCGGCACACCGTTCAAGGTCCACACCCGCTGGATCGAGACCGAGTTCGTCAACGAGATCAAGCCCTTCGCCGCTCCGGCCGACGCCGAGGCGGAGGAGGAGCCGGGCCGCGAGACGGTCGTCGTCGAGGTCGGCGGCAAGCGCCTGGAGGTCTCGCTGCCGTCCTCGCTGGGCATGACCCTGGCCCGGACCGCCGCGGCCGGCGGAGCGCGCCCCAAGCGCCGCGCCGCCAAGAAGTCAGGCCCCGCCGCCTCCGGTGACACGCTGGCGTCCCCGATGCAGGGCACCATCGTCAAGATCGCCGTTGAGGAGGGCCAGGAGGTCAAGGAGGGCGACCTCGTCGTCGTCCTGGAGGCCATGAAGATGGAGCAGCCGCTGAACGCGCACCGCTCCGGCACCGTGAAGGGCCTCAGCGCCGAAGTCGGCGCGTCGATCACGTCCGGCGCGGTGATCTGCGAGATCAAGGACTGA
- the deoC gene encoding deoxyribose-phosphate aldolase, whose product MPTIAPAFADVTSSDSALRRFLHGLPGVDAVGLEARAASLGTRSIKSTAKAYAIDLAISMIDLTTLEGADTPGKVRALAAKAVNPDPTDRSAPRTAAVCVYPDMVATAKAGLGGADVKVASVATAFPAGRAALDVKLADTRDAVEAGADEIDMVIDRGAFLAGDYMKVFEEIRAVKEASGAARLKVIFETGELSTYDNIRRASWLGMMAGADFIKTSTGKVAVNATPANTLLMLEAVRDFRAQTGVQVGVKPAGGIRTSKDAIKFLVLVNETAGQDWLDNHWFRFGASSLLNDLLMQRQKLATGRYSGPDYVTVD is encoded by the coding sequence ATGCCCACCATTGCACCTGCATTCGCTGACGTGACCTCGTCCGACAGCGCACTGCGCCGCTTCCTGCACGGGCTGCCCGGTGTCGACGCCGTCGGCCTGGAAGCGCGCGCCGCGTCTCTCGGCACCCGCTCCATCAAGTCGACGGCCAAGGCGTACGCCATCGACCTGGCCATCTCGATGATCGACCTGACGACGCTGGAAGGCGCGGACACCCCGGGCAAGGTCCGGGCGCTCGCCGCCAAGGCCGTCAACCCCGACCCGACCGACCGCTCCGCACCGAGGACGGCCGCCGTCTGCGTCTACCCCGACATGGTGGCCACCGCCAAGGCCGGCCTGGGCGGGGCGGACGTGAAGGTCGCCTCCGTCGCCACCGCCTTCCCCGCCGGCCGCGCCGCCCTGGACGTCAAGCTCGCGGACACCCGTGACGCCGTCGAGGCCGGGGCCGACGAGATCGACATGGTGATCGACCGCGGCGCGTTCCTCGCGGGCGACTACATGAAGGTCTTCGAGGAGATCCGCGCCGTGAAGGAGGCCTCCGGCGCCGCCCGGCTGAAGGTCATCTTCGAGACCGGCGAGCTCTCCACGTACGACAACATCCGCCGCGCCTCCTGGCTCGGCATGATGGCCGGAGCCGACTTCATCAAGACGTCGACCGGGAAGGTCGCCGTCAACGCGACCCCGGCCAACACCCTCCTCATGCTGGAAGCCGTCCGCGACTTCCGCGCGCAGACCGGCGTACAGGTCGGCGTGAAGCCCGCCGGCGGCATCCGCACCAGCAAGGACGCCATCAAGTTCCTGGTACTCGTCAACGAGACCGCGGGCCAGGACTGGCTGGACAACCACTGGTTCCGGTTCGGCGCGTCCAGCCTGCTGAACGACCTGCTGATGCAGCGCCAGAAGCTGGCGACCGGCCGCTACTCCGGCCCCGACTACGTGACGGTGGACTGA
- a CDS encoding TetR/AcrR family transcriptional regulator: MTTSTAAGATAGAVRPMRADARRNYERLLVEARKAFAEHGTDASLEDIAKRAGVGIGTLYRHFPNRHALMNAVFQDALTSLLSRSGELASADQPCAALVEWLRAIITHAGEYRGVARALMSASHDASSALSQCSVPLRDAGTRLLSRAQAAGAVRSDVSITDLLQLTNAIALAAEQAPSDPELADRLLMLTLRGLKA; the protein is encoded by the coding sequence ATGACGACGAGTACGGCGGCCGGCGCCACAGCGGGCGCGGTACGGCCGATGCGGGCCGACGCGCGCCGCAACTACGAGCGGTTGCTCGTCGAGGCGCGCAAGGCGTTCGCCGAGCACGGCACGGACGCCTCCCTCGAGGACATCGCCAAGCGGGCGGGCGTGGGTATCGGCACGCTGTACCGCCATTTCCCGAACCGTCACGCACTGATGAACGCGGTCTTCCAGGACGCGCTGACATCTCTGCTCAGCCGGTCCGGGGAACTGGCCTCGGCGGACCAGCCGTGCGCCGCCCTGGTGGAATGGCTGCGCGCCATCATCACTCATGCGGGTGAATACCGCGGGGTGGCCCGGGCACTCATGTCCGCCTCGCACGACGCCAGTTCCGCCCTCTCCCAGTGCAGCGTCCCCCTGCGCGACGCAGGCACCCGACTCCTGTCCCGCGCCCAGGCGGCCGGCGCGGTCCGCTCCGACGTCTCCATCACCGACCTGCTTCAGCTCACCAACGCGATCGCCCTGGCGGCCGAGCAGGCCCCGTCCGACCCCGAACTCGCGGACCGGTTGCTGATGCTGACGTTGCGCGGCCTGAAGGCGTAG
- a CDS encoding NAD(P)H-quinone dehydrogenase, with translation MRGGSSAARRGCRRTRRRATWGRGYGRGSGGRPPRSPGTEPRGGPPPYGPGPVRAGPASAPGPSVFSPVPSRSVPGPGEPRARSRFPGAGEWGGRTPGRARARGVTPVTRIVIIGGGPGGYEAALVAAQLGAEVTVVDCDGLGGASVLTDCVPSKTLIATAEVMTNFDSSHEELGIIVADDTPHIEQAARIVGVDLGKVNRRVKRLALAQSHDITASVTRAGARVMRGRGRLEGGQALDGSRKVVVTAADGSEETLTADAVLIATGGHPREIPDARPDGERILNWTQVYDLDELPAELIVVGSGVTGAEFAGAYQALGSRVTLVSSRDRVLPGEDPDAAAVLEDVFRRRGMNVMARSRAQSAKRVGDRVEVTLADGRVITGTHCLMAVGAVPNSAGMGLEEAGIKLTESGHIWTDKVSRTTAPGVYAAGDVTGVFALASVAAMQGRIAMYHFLGDAVTPLNLKTVSSNVFTDPEIATVGYTQADVDGGVIEARVVKLPLLRNPRAKMQGIRDGFVKIFCRPGTGIVVGGVVVAPRASELIHPISIAVDNNLTVEQIANAFTVYPSLSGSIAEVARQLQSRKATGGA, from the coding sequence GTGCGCGGCGGGTCATCAGCCGCGCGTCGAGGTTGCCGGCGTACGCGGCGTAGAGCGACATGGGGTCGAGGGTACGGGAGGGGAAGCGGTGGCCGCCCGCCCCGATCCCCCGGGACGGAGCCGCGGGGAGGCCCGCCGCCGTACGGGCCCGGGCCCGTACGTGCAGGTCCCGCGTCCGCGCCGGGTCCCTCCGTCTTCTCCCCGGTTCCCTCCCGGTCCGTTCCGGGCCCGGGAGAGCCCCGGGCGCGAAGCAGGTTCCCGGGTGCGGGAGAATGGGGTGGACGGACACCCGGCAGAGCGAGAGCGCGAGGCGTAACCCCAGTGACCCGGATCGTGATCATCGGTGGCGGACCCGGCGGATACGAGGCGGCTCTGGTGGCCGCCCAGCTCGGCGCGGAGGTGACCGTCGTCGACTGCGACGGCCTCGGCGGAGCCTCCGTACTCACCGACTGCGTACCCTCGAAGACCCTGATCGCCACCGCCGAGGTGATGACGAACTTCGACTCGTCGCACGAGGAGCTCGGCATCATCGTCGCGGACGACACCCCGCACATCGAGCAGGCCGCCCGGATCGTCGGCGTCGACCTCGGCAAGGTCAACCGGCGGGTCAAGCGGCTCGCACTCGCCCAGTCCCACGACATCACGGCCTCAGTGACCCGTGCCGGCGCCCGCGTCATGCGCGGCCGGGGCCGGCTGGAGGGCGGTCAGGCCCTGGACGGCTCCCGGAAGGTCGTCGTCACCGCGGCGGACGGCAGCGAGGAGACGCTCACCGCCGACGCCGTGCTGATCGCCACCGGCGGTCACCCGCGCGAGATCCCGGACGCCCGGCCCGACGGCGAGCGGATCCTCAACTGGACCCAGGTGTACGACCTGGACGAGCTCCCCGCAGAGCTGATCGTGGTCGGCTCGGGCGTGACCGGCGCCGAGTTCGCCGGCGCCTACCAGGCGCTCGGCTCCCGGGTCACGCTCGTCTCCTCCCGCGACCGGGTGCTGCCGGGGGAGGACCCGGACGCCGCCGCGGTCCTCGAGGACGTCTTCCGGCGCCGCGGCATGAACGTCATGGCCCGCTCCCGCGCCCAGTCCGCCAAGCGGGTCGGAGACCGTGTCGAGGTGACGCTGGCCGACGGCCGGGTCATCACCGGCACCCACTGTCTGATGGCCGTCGGCGCCGTCCCCAACTCCGCGGGCATGGGCCTGGAGGAGGCCGGGATCAAGCTCACCGAGTCCGGGCACATCTGGACCGACAAGGTCTCGCGCACCACGGCTCCGGGCGTGTACGCGGCCGGCGACGTCACCGGCGTCTTCGCGCTGGCCTCGGTGGCGGCGATGCAGGGACGCATCGCCATGTACCACTTCCTGGGCGACGCGGTGACCCCGCTCAACCTGAAGACGGTCTCGTCGAACGTCTTCACCGACCCGGAGATCGCGACCGTCGGCTACACCCAGGCGGACGTGGACGGCGGCGTCATCGAGGCCCGGGTCGTCAAACTGCCGCTGCTGCGCAACCCGCGCGCCAAGATGCAGGGCATCAGGGACGGCTTCGTGAAGATCTTCTGCCGACCCGGCACCGGCATCGTGGTCGGCGGAGTGGTCGTGGCGCCGCGCGCTTCGGAACTGATTCACCCCATCTCGATCGCGGTCGACAACAACCTGACGGTGGAGCAGATCGCAAACGCCTTCACCGTGTACCCGTCGTTGTCGGGCTCGATCGCGGAGGTCGCGCGCCAGTTGCAGAGCCGGAAGGCGACCGGCGGGGCGTAG
- a CDS encoding DeoR/GlpR family DNA-binding transcription regulator yields the protein MFAAERRQLILEMVRANGAVSLRELARVVQTSEVTVRRDVRALEAEGLLDRRHGGAVLPGGFTRESGFPQKSHLATAEKTAIADLAAGLAEEGEAVVVGAGTTTQELARRLARIPGLTVVTNSLLVAQALAHANRVEVVMTGGTLRGSNYALVGSGAEQSLQGLRVSRAFLSGSGLTAERGLSTSNMLSASVDRALVQAASEVVVLADHTKLGTDTMFQTVPTDVITRLVTDEPPQHDDRAATELQALADQGVQVAVAGTAADTTQQRRDVPLPGQRRTTPPTTPLRPAAALAAEPPERRVADLRRR from the coding sequence GTGTTCGCTGCAGAACGTCGTCAATTGATCCTCGAAATGGTGCGCGCCAACGGGGCGGTTTCGCTCCGTGAGCTCGCCCGCGTCGTCCAGACCTCCGAAGTGACCGTACGGCGGGACGTGCGGGCCTTGGAGGCAGAAGGACTGCTCGACCGCCGGCACGGCGGTGCGGTGTTGCCGGGCGGATTCACGCGAGAATCCGGCTTCCCGCAGAAATCCCATCTCGCGACCGCGGAGAAGACGGCCATCGCCGATCTCGCCGCCGGCCTGGCCGAAGAGGGCGAGGCCGTCGTGGTCGGCGCCGGTACGACCACGCAGGAGCTGGCCCGCCGGCTCGCGCGGATCCCGGGGCTCACCGTGGTCACCAACTCCCTTCTGGTCGCGCAGGCGTTGGCGCACGCCAACCGCGTCGAGGTCGTCATGACCGGCGGCACGCTGCGTGGCTCGAACTACGCGCTGGTCGGCAGCGGGGCGGAGCAGTCCCTCCAGGGGCTGAGGGTCTCCCGTGCCTTCCTGTCCGGCAGCGGCCTGACGGCCGAGCGCGGTCTGTCCACGTCCAACATGCTGTCGGCGAGTGTGGACCGGGCGCTGGTGCAGGCTGCCTCGGAGGTCGTCGTGCTGGCCGACCACACCAAGCTGGGCACGGACACGATGTTCCAGACCGTGCCGACGGACGTGATCACCCGCCTGGTGACGGACGAGCCGCCGCAGCACGACGACCGGGCGGCCACGGAGCTGCAGGCGCTCGCGGACCAGGGGGTGCAGGTCGCCGTGGCGGGCACGGCGGCCGACACGACCCAGCAGCGCCGTGATGTCCCCCTCCCGGGCCAGCGCCGTACGACCCCCCCGACCACCCCGCTCCGTCCGGCCGCGGCCCTCGCCGCCGAGCCCCCGGAGCGGCGCGTGGCGGACCTCCGCCGCCGCTGA
- a CDS encoding phospho-sugar mutase, whose translation MAQDLIAQARAWLAEDPDAETRDELGRIIEAGDTAELGARFAGTLQFGTAGLRGELGAGPMRMNRVVVIRAAAGLAAYLKAQGHDGGLVVIGYDARHKSADFARDTAAVMAGAGLRAALLPRPLPTPVLAFAIRHLGAVAGVEVTASHNPPRDNGYKVYLGDGAQIVPPADAGIAAAIEAVGSIHDLPRPEGGWETLGDEVLEAYLERTDAVLSPHSPRTARVVHTALHGVGSDVVLAAWERAGFPAPVLVGEQAEPDPDFPTVAFPNPEEPGAMDLAFAKAREAGPDLVIANDPDADRCAVAVPDESADGGWRMLRGDEVGALLGAHLVRKGVAKDASNTFATSIVSSSLLGRIAAAAGLGYEETLTGFKWISRAEGLRYGYEEALGYCVDPDGVRDKDGITAALLVAELASELKAEGRTLTDLLDDLAVAHGLHATDQLSVRVEDLDVIAEAMRRLRGKPPVALAGLRVVSAEDLSKGTEALPPTDGLRYYLEGEYDARVIVRPSGTEPKLKCYLEVVVPVGGRDGLASARTRASEVLAAVKRDLAKAAGI comes from the coding sequence GTGGCGCAGGACCTGATCGCGCAGGCCCGGGCTTGGCTGGCCGAGGACCCCGACGCGGAGACCCGCGACGAGCTGGGCCGGATCATCGAGGCCGGGGACACGGCGGAGCTGGGCGCCCGGTTCGCCGGGACCCTTCAGTTCGGCACGGCCGGTCTGCGCGGGGAACTCGGGGCCGGGCCGATGCGGATGAACCGCGTCGTCGTCATCCGCGCCGCCGCCGGGCTGGCCGCGTACCTCAAGGCGCAGGGCCATGACGGCGGCCTGGTCGTGATCGGCTACGACGCCCGCCACAAGTCCGCGGACTTCGCCCGCGACACCGCCGCCGTCATGGCCGGTGCCGGACTGCGGGCCGCGCTGCTGCCGCGCCCGCTGCCCACGCCCGTACTCGCGTTCGCGATCCGGCACCTGGGGGCCGTCGCCGGCGTCGAGGTCACCGCGAGCCACAACCCGCCGCGCGACAACGGATACAAGGTCTACCTCGGGGACGGCGCCCAGATCGTGCCCCCGGCCGACGCCGGGATCGCCGCGGCGATCGAGGCGGTCGGCAGCATCCACGACCTGCCGCGCCCCGAGGGCGGCTGGGAGACGCTCGGGGACGAGGTCCTGGAGGCGTATCTGGAGCGCACGGACGCGGTCCTGAGCCCGCACTCGCCGCGTACGGCCCGCGTGGTCCACACGGCCCTGCACGGCGTCGGCAGCGACGTGGTGCTGGCGGCCTGGGAACGGGCCGGGTTCCCCGCCCCCGTGCTCGTCGGCGAGCAGGCCGAGCCGGACCCCGACTTCCCCACGGTCGCCTTCCCCAACCCGGAGGAGCCGGGCGCGATGGACCTCGCGTTCGCGAAGGCGCGCGAGGCCGGGCCGGACCTCGTCATCGCCAACGACCCCGACGCCGACCGCTGCGCGGTGGCGGTCCCCGACGAAAGCGCGGACGGCGGCTGGCGCATGCTCCGCGGCGACGAGGTCGGCGCGCTGCTCGGCGCCCATCTCGTCCGCAAGGGCGTGGCGAAGGACGCGAGCAACACCTTCGCCACGTCGATCGTGTCGTCGTCGCTGCTCGGCCGGATCGCCGCCGCGGCCGGGCTCGGCTACGAGGAGACGCTGACGGGCTTCAAGTGGATCTCCCGTGCGGAGGGTCTGCGGTACGGCTACGAAGAGGCGCTCGGCTACTGCGTCGACCCGGACGGCGTGCGCGACAAGGACGGCATCACCGCCGCCCTGCTGGTCGCCGAACTGGCCTCGGAGCTGAAGGCCGAGGGCCGTACGCTCACGGACCTGCTGGACGACCTCGCCGTCGCCCACGGCCTGCACGCGACCGACCAGCTCTCGGTGCGCGTGGAGGACCTGGACGTCATCGCGGAGGCCATGCGCCGACTGCGCGGGAAGCCGCCCGTGGCACTGGCCGGGCTGCGGGTGGTGTCGGCGGAGGACCTGTCGAAGGGCACCGAGGCACTGCCGCCCACTGACGGTCTGCGGTACTACCTGGAGGGCGAGTACGACGCCCGCGTCATCGTCCGCCCCAGCGGCACCGAGCCCAAGCTCAAGTGCTACCTGGAGGTCGTGGTCCCGGTCGGCGGTCGGGACGGGCTGGCCTCCGCGCGGACCCGTGCCTCCGAGGTCCTCGCGGCCGTCAAGCGGGACCTCGCGAAGGCCGCCGGGATCTGA